The following coding sequences are from one Sphaeramia orbicularis chromosome 11, fSphaOr1.1, whole genome shotgun sequence window:
- the edn2 gene encoding endothelin-2, with protein MNMASVKTLLLLFIISVALHESCGFPLSEQGELPVQARHPPRVRTKRCSCNSWDDKECIYFCHLDIIWVNTPSKLLPYGLGSPLSRRRRRSADRCECTNPADKTCSGFCHKSSDHPRGDVMDSSTNASDKNNNKLLESLRSVIKSNTALAEQTQSSKITVGRLKTRR; from the exons ATGAACATGGCTTCTGTCAAGACACTCCTTCTACTCTTCATCATCAGTGTGGCTCTGCATGAAA GTTGCGGATTCCCCTTATCGGAGCAGGGGGAGCTGCCCGTCCAGGCTCGGCATCCACCTAGAGTCAGGACCAAACGCTGCTCCTGTAACAGCTGGGATGATAAGGAATGCATTTACTTCTGCCACCTAGATATTATCTGGGTCAACACACCAAG TAAACTTCTTCCGTACGGCCTTGGAAGTCCCCTTTCTCGCCGGCGCCGCCGTTCAGCAGACCGCTGCGAATGCACCAACCCAGCCGATAAAACCTGCTCCGGCTTTTGCCATAAAAG CTCAGACCATCCAAGAGGTGATGTCATGGATTCATCTACAAACGCctcagacaaaaacaacaacaaactgctGGAATCCCTCAG ATCTGTGATCAAATCCAACACGGCGCTCGCAGAACAGACGCAGTCATCAAAGATCACAGTGGGACGACTGAAGACAAGAAGGTAG